The Chelonia mydas isolate rCheMyd1 chromosome 1, rCheMyd1.pri.v2, whole genome shotgun sequence nucleotide sequence gggctcAGAAAAACAGATCACCTCACCCTGCCCTTCCCATGGGATTTTCCGCAGGTGGGGTGAGCTGGCCCATAAATTTGAATTTGCGAAATTTATAATTGCATCTTAATTTCATGCTCCTACTATACATTGAATGTGCTGTTCCTCACACAGGGTGGTCTAAAGGCAGTAGTCTGGACAGATGTTTTCCAGGTTGGAATCATGGTAGCTGGATTTTCATCTGTGATTATACGTGCTGTGGTGGTTCAAGAGGGAATCGGACGCATTCTAAATGATTCTTACCATGGGGGAAGATTAAACTTCTGGGAGTAAGTTTGTAAATACTTAGGCTAAAACATGACCAGCTTAAACAATCTTAAAAGTGTTAAACTGCGTCCACACGGGTTTTCAATTGAATTAACTTCattggggcagagggagaagcaCCATTTTTGTCCATATTCTGAGTctgttatttttttctcccatttaGCTTTAATCCCAACCCCTTGCAAAGACATACCTTCTGGACAATTCTCATAGGTGGGACCTTCACCTGGACTGGCATATACGGGGTCAACCAATCTCAAGTTCAGAGATACATTGCCTGCAAAACCAGGTTCCAAGCAAAATTGTAAGCCTGTGTGCGGTAAATGTAATTCTTCAGTGCCTGTCTTTAGCTACTATCTGTTCTTCATAAAGggagatttttaaatgaatgctttAAATTTATATACAACCTGTTCATGAAAGGTAGTAACGACCTGTACTTTCTGCTTTGTGAACAAGGACGAAAGCAAATTGGAAGAATAAATGCCAGGATTGATAAGTTATGGCAACATTCAGTTTTGTGCCAGACTGTTTTATGATGCtggtgtgcatgcacacaaaagCTGTATTAAGTTCATTTGCAACCTAGAGACCAAATTGTATAGGTGTTATTTGTGCAAAGCTTCTAATAACACCAGATCTTGGCTTGGTACTATATTAAACCTAAATCAGTGAATGGGAGTTGTACCAGAATAAATATTAAAGGATTCCGTCATAAAGCTACTGAAATTGATTGCCCAATGATAAAATTGCTGAAGAATCACGTTCTTTGTTTTCAGAACAGTTAGTGAcctgacataagaacataagaatggccatactgggtcagaccaagggtccatccagcccagtatcctgtctactgacagtggccaatgccaggtgccccagagggaatgaacctaacaggtaatgatcaagtgatctctctcctgaagCTGTAAGCAGCTGGAGACTGGTGATCAGTAAGCTTTCTGTATAGATTTACTTATGTGAGAaatgtatgaaaaataaaaatgccttCCCCACAATACAATGCCATAAGGTATAGGAAGGGACAGTATTTTGGaggtttaatatttttaaaatgtgggcaaaataattaaaacaatttttttcccctccaggtgAAAGCTATGTTTTTAGAATTAAAATGTTGAAGGTTAAAGCAGTAAGAAAAACTAGTGTTGTAGGCAATCAGATTTATAACAGGAATGAGTTGATATGCATCATCATTGTATCTCCAATGCCTCTTCCTTGGTCATGCTGCTTTGTTCAGAATGTCAGCCTTTACACAGACAGAAGGCACATCTCACTTCAACAGTGGATTGCTCATGTATGGGAAAGAGCTTCATGTGTCATGCTTGTATTGCATGTCATTGATGTTGACTCTTCCAAGCATCCCTATCTGAAGCTATATTACTTGGTTGCACCCTGCCCACCCTCTGTGCAACGGGATCTTTTAAAGGCATCCTGGAAGCAGTTCAGTTGTGACCAGAGGAGTCTGGCACCATTGGAGTCACGTGGCCAGAGTGGCTGTGAAGATACAGTGGTTCCATGTGGACGGCCTTATCTTCCCAGGAATCTGTGCGTGAGCCCTGAAGCCTTTCCATTTTAATGGGAGAGCCCTGCTCTTATTGGGGAGCACTTCTGGAAATCTCTGCAAGGAAAACCTCATGGAGAACTCTTTATTTAGCCCCCTTCTGCCAGCTTTCCTACAGGCAAGGGTAATTGAGTTTACATCTGCTAGTCACCCTATCTGTGCCTGAGAATATGATCATTTCCTGAGGCATGGATAATTTTCAGCATAAACACTGCATCTCCACAGAGGTGTAAACACTGGCGATACAGCAGCTGCCTAGTTTCTTTTGCAAGAGCCTTAAAACCCTCACAACAAGATTCACTCTTGCCCTGctctttgtgtagtcatttacaccagtgcacagtAGATGTGAAACGCTACCACATCAGAATGGTAGCAATTTACACTCAcattacactgatgtaaaggaTTTACAAGGTGCAGTACAATGATGAACTGGGCGCACAGTGCGAATGATTTCACAAGTTCCATTCCATGCCTTCTGGTAACGCATGAAACCATGGGATGAGAAAAGTATCTCAGGATTCTTGGCTGTCTCAGATAGGATCTCACCCCACCCAAATATGCACCTGTACTTTTGTGACTAGAAAGCACAACCAAGCAACTCAGATTCTTGTATTTGAACAATGATGTATTCCCTTGAAAGAAGTACAGGTGTTTAAAGTGGAAGAATTGTAAAATTCAGATAAATGCAGGTGTGATATTGACTCATCAGCCTACTAGTTTATTACCTCTTATTTTTCCCCTTACCAATCCCTGGCTTCAAATAACTCTTCAAAGGCACCACACGATGGGTTTGAATGTTGAAATCTTAAATTCTTATTAAAAAGCAAGACTTGCATAGTCTTCCCAGACACAATGCCAGCTTTGCAGAAGAGTATTCCACCCAGTATTACTCATTCAGAATTAGTGGGAGCAACTCATTTCTTAAGTCATAGAGTGTCACTCTGAACTAGGATTAAAGTCAGGACAAGATCAAACAAACATTGATTGTCATTTGACATCCAGCCGCcaacatggtttaaaaacaagattTGAAAATGCAGTGAGTAATCGGGGCATGGTCATACTTTTATGCCTTTAATTATTCAATTGAtagcaattttgttttatttttaactatagTGACCTAGGCTAAAACATGCTActtaaagccttgtctacctgtGAGAGTTGTACTAATTTAACAGAATTCTTCTGCATGTCCATCTTCAATCAGTCTAAGAGTgccttatttcagtttagcttatatTGGTAAGGAATCAGGTTATGGTAAATTGATATAAGACACACTCAACCCTATATGAGAGGGTCCATGATACAGGGTTGGAACATTTTAGCTAAATTAGTCTAGAAACAAATTTAGCTAAAGCTTTGCAATTTTCATGCATAGACAAGGCCCAAGTGTGACCACTGGCAGTGGGGTCACCCAATCAGCTTTAACATGCCCAGGTTTTGTTATCAGACACTTGATTTAAGTCAGGTTGTCTCTTGTGCTGATGAGCTTTACGAAGTACACCAGGCTGCAGGCTCAGTTATATTACACCAGTGCACCCAATAACATACATTTCCATCCCCATTAAGATCTTCAAGAGCAGAGCTACTCTCCTGCACACATCCCAATGAACCTTCTAAAGTAACCCGGGGTTGGTGCACTTTCGCAGGCACTGGAAGCACTGAATGGCCTCCTAAGCACCCTCGATGCTGATACACTTGCTTAGATACTGGAGGTACCAATGCAGCTCTGATTGCTTGGCACAGCGGCAGGGCCTCAATGGCAATCAATGGACATCAGGCAACGAAATGGCTGCTGGTTAGAATACAATTAATCTTATAGAAGTACAGGGAAAGAACCACATTGTTGAAGAACATACCGCATTGTGGGTTGCAGTAGGGCACCGAAGATGAGCCAGAGGGTAATTAACTTTATGAAACTAGGACCCGTCTAGAGCTAGAAGTACCTAGACACCTCCAGTAATCTGCAGGAGCTCCATTTCTGTAGAGAAGGAAGCCAAAGTGGACAAGAAGACTGAACATTTTGAATAGCCAATATTGAATGAAGACCTAGGGTAGCAGAGGTTGTATTAATGTTTGAAGCTGGAGCCTTTTTGGGCTAGTGCTGTCAGGAGATGGAGTCAGTTTACTACATCAGTCTGCAAGATTACCTAGGCACTAAGAAGGAAAGCTCACAGACTGTGGGTAGTCCATTTCCTCCTAGAAGCAATAGCTTTGAGGGACTCCATGCCAAGTCAGCAGGAGAAGGGCATGCACCATGGCAGCCTTCCAAGGTGTGCTGACTTTGTTAGGGGACATTTACAAAGTTCTTCCCCATTGCTTCCGCTTGGGGCCCTGGCACTGTTTAAGAACAGTAGAGCCGTATAGTGCAAGACACCAGAGGCACAGGAACGCCGATGCTAAATAAGGGGAGCCCATACATCTCACTAAGACTGGATCTAGGGCAACCACCCCTGAAACTCCCTCTGAGGTTTGAACACACTGGGGAATGGGTTGCTCCCTTCCTGTGGTCTGCAATGAAGAAATACAGTGAGACATGAAGAATAACCACAGAGGTCACATGATCTCATGATTAGATTTCATTACAGGATGGACCTCTGCTATTGGCTATACAATATCAAAATTAGAATAGGGGTTTTATATTTAATAACTGTCATCTTAGGTGATCAGGTATTTGGAGCCATATTGTGAACCCATTGCTAGTGCCAGTTACACTCATAAGCAATCCCATGGACTTCCACGTCACTGCTTGTGTGACTAACTGTTCACTAGGTTGGGAAGGGGCTCACAGTGTGGCTCCTAGTCTATGAGTTACTCTCTGGCTTGTCATGTTTTTCAACAGTTCTGTGTGTTGCTGGGAGTTAGTGGCTTTGCACTGCTTTAGTAGCCAGACAGACCACAGTCTGTAACTGGACTAAGAAGTGTTCAGTTAAcaatgtttctctttttttttggctGCCAATGAGGAAGTGAATACAGGTACAGTAGGACATGTGCATCTTTAGCAACATTACAGTACAGTGCTGTACAGTGCTATGGCTAACTCTTTAACGTTGTTGTTTCCTTTCATGTTTGTGCAGATCTCTCTATATCAACCTTTTGGGACTCTGGGCGATACTTGTCTGTGCAGTGTTTTGTGGACTAGCAATGTACTCCATATACCACGATTGTGACCCATGGACAGCAAAGCGCGTGTCAGCACCAGACCAGGTTTAACACTAAACATCTCAGTGGTTTAATAGTTGGGGATGAATTAGGATTGCTGCCCTTAGGGGCTGTTCCCAAGGTATGAGGCTGAGCCCACACATCTCCAGTGTCGTGGGTGCtcttagactcatagacattaaggtcagaagggatcattatgatcatctagtctgacctcctgcacaatgcaggccacagaatctcacccatccactcctgcaataaacctctcacctatgtctgagctattgaagtcctcaaatcatggtttaaagacttcaaggtgcagagaatcctccagcaagtgacccgtgacccatgctacagaggaaggcgaaaaacccccagggcctcttccaatctgccctggaggaaaattccttcccaaccccaaatatggcgatcagctgaaaccctgagcatgtgggcaagattcaccagccagatacccaggaaagaattctctgtagtaactcagatcccaccctatctaacatcccatcacaggccattgggactatttaccatgaatagttaaagatcaattaattgccaaaatcatgttatcccattataccatctctttcataaacttatcgagtttagtcttgaagccagataagtcttttgcccccactgcttcccttggaaggctattccagaacttcactcctctggtggttagaaaccttcgtctaatttcaagtctaaacttcccaatggccagtttatatccatttgttcttgtgtccacattggtactgagctctCAGGATCTGTCCCTTTGGAAAGATACATTAAGGAACATTTTGGGACACTTGAAACCCAGGAGTGTATTTTATTTGCAATAAGGGATGACAGGGTTAATAAAATAAAGAGCCAGAAATCCTCTTATTCCCTAGTGATACATAGGACAAGGAAGACCAAGTATGATAACCCTATGTAGGAAACTggatcattttcttttttgggggagggtggaggttGCTCCCATGTGCTACAACCAAGAGACCCAAAACCTATGgctctctcttccccctgagATCCACATGGCTCAAGGGAGATGCTGAGAGACAAGGGTGGTCTCCATGGAGGCTCTATGCCACTGCCTTCTCTGCCCCCATCAATCACTGAGCCTGAACCCCTATTCAAACGATGTGCCCCAGTCGCGTGGGGGGGAGGAAGCATCTCAGTTAGCATTCAATGAATCAGCATGACTGAGGCAGGGAATCACTAcaaagaggtggggagggaagattTTAAGGGAAGTGGCAGATCCTTCAGTCCCACCACCTCCAGGTCCTGGCCCCTGGCAGTGGGTCTCTTGGGGCTAGTTGAAGGGAGCAGTTAGGAGAATAGTGCTATGAAGGCAGCTTTATCCTCTTGGCTTTGTCAGGTATTCATCACTTCCATCTGAATAAAGTGTAAAACAGAggacatttaaaattagaataAAGGGCAGCATGAAGTTTGGATACATTATAAAAGCAATACCTTAAAAGCAAGAACACAGATTAGGTAAAATTATAATATTTCTCAATCTATATTTTTTTTAGCTCATGCCATATCTGGTATTGGATATTCTACAAGATTTTCCAGGGGTACCAGGGCTTTTCGTGGCTAGCGCCTACAGTGGGACATTAAGGTAATATAATCGTTCTTTGAACTCAATGACATACATTGGCCGTTTTTATGCATGCTCACTGGAGCATAAATTGCATTTACACGAGAtcctttgcatttaatttccctgCATGCATATGTTGCCGTTCTTTAAATAGGGACAAATTAGAAGCTGTTTAACGGGTGCATCTTAAAAGCTTTTCAGGCTTCACCAGTGGAGCTTTAAATTTCCTTGCATTGAAGCAATTTGGTCTCCATTGttaacaaatttcagagtaacagccgtgttagtctgtatttgcaaaaagaaaaggagtacttgtggcaccttagagactaaccaatttatctgagcatgagctttcgtgagctacagcatccgatgaagtgagctgtagctcacgaaagctcatgctcaaataaattggttagtctctaaggtgccacaagtactccttttcttattgttaacAAATTCCACCAACAGGGATAGTCTGAGCCTTGGCGCTATAAGCTCCATTGTCATGAGCAAAGTATGGCACTTACAAGCTCTGCCTCACTTTACTTCAAAGCTATTACTTCACTAGCTGCACCTGTAAATTCCTGAAATCCTATAGGGAAACAGGGCAGCTGCAGCTTAAGGGAATTTTCTATTGCTAATCCTTCCTTTTCCAAACCTTCAGAACTGTATTTTAAAGCCTTCTTCCTACGACTTAAGAAGCACATTCTGCTCATTAGGGGCTATTTATAAACTAGTGTTTGGAATTTAGAAATACAGCTGTTTTGAGTCAATCCTGTGAAAATggtcagaatattttgtttcaaatggTGGTGGTAAAAAAATGAATTTCCCACCTTCTGATAATTGAAAAACAACTGAAAAGATTTTTGCTTCAAGTTTCCAAAGTTGTATACTTTCTGGCAGCGACCAAGCACGGAAAATTTCAGCCCTTAATGTGAACATTTTGGATAATCTTGAGTGTGCAAAAATCAGGGATTAGAATGGAAACGGTTAACAACCTTATCTATAGCCGTCATACCCAGAGCAACTGTTATAATGCTGTGGTTGAATAATTTTTTGACTCTTAATATTTGTAGATATGTAAGTAAACACGATGATAAGGGCAATACATTTTCACACTTTGGGGTGCAAGCTGATTGCTTGTGAGAGTAATGTATAAAAATGTCAGATACTGCACAAACTGTGGATTGTAGGTGATTGGCATTTTGCCCTTCCTGAGAAGCACAGTGACTGGGCCACTACAAGAGGccagatactggactagatggggaAGAATAAAATAATACTTTCTCACCTTAAtaaattcatgtttgtaaagtgctttaaaatcctTAAATGGAAGGGGTTGcagaagtgcaaattattattgtaactctggtgttctacTTGAATTCTGTTAATTAGTTAATCTTGTCAGACTTTGGCCACTGGTGGTGCCACCGGAATATTAAAGAGAAGGGAAATAGTAGGCATTGTGGCATGTTTCTCTGTAAGGAAAATGTGTCTGATACTATTCTATATGATCCAGGATGTTCAGAGTTATTCAGTAGTAGCTAGATCTTCTTTCAGGAGAGAGGGGCTGATGTTTCAAGTGTTTGGGACAATTGGTTCTCTTGGAGTCTATCAGATGCTCACTGGAGCTCATAATTAACCATTAAGTGTGCGGAGATGCATATTTTGTGTGTGCTGTGGTCTGCACCGCGGCATACTCATTTTCCAGCCACAATACAGGCATGTCATTTTTAagatttaggccaagattttttcaGAAATAGGTGCccaaaattaggctcctaaatccacatcAAGGCACTTGAAAAAgcagctgattttcaaaagtgtcaggTGCACAGCATTTCTTACTGACTTTTGAAAACCAGCCCACTTATTTAAATATGGCTTTAGGATCCTAGCTTTAGGCTCTGAGTTTTGGCCTGAGCCTGGAGAGTGCATCCAAAATAGTCAATGAAATGCCATACGATGTACATGTACGTAGCCCAAAGGATGCGATACATATTAATGAATTCAAAAACGGTTTTAAAGTACCAGTCATCCTTTGATCTATAGCAACATATGTTAAATTTCCTTCCACTCATTTATCTGATTGCTTCTTTTTCTTAAAACATGCATTATCCTCTCTGAgaacaaatattttaagcaattgCAAAATGTAACAGATAGTGCTGTCAAGTTTTTTTccattagtaataataatttcaATATGTATCGTAGTTACAGCCACATAAGGTCTCTGATATTGTTGCAGACCGTATCTCTCTGCCGTTATCTCGATTATTAAGTGTTTGTAATCTCAGTTcctaacaaacaaaaatgtttcaaattttgtCATCTGCAGCACAGTGTCCTCCAGCATCAATGCTTTAGCAGCTGTAACTGTTGAGGATCTCATTAAACCTTACTTCAGCTCCCTCTCTGAAAAGAAACTAGGTTGGATTTCCAAGGGCATGAGTAAGTTTGTGAGGGATATTTTCCACTTTCATCATAAAGAAGGAGGGCTTGGTTTAGATCTCACTTATaagggtgtaaatcaggagtaacttcattaaagtcaatggcattacaccAGTATGAAACctgtgtgaaatcagaatcaggccaagaGTTTTCagctgtgggggagaaggggagcagctATTTAAAGTGAGCATGGAAAAGAACATCTTGTTTGATCTTTAAGCGGTAAAGTTATATTGTAGCCTTGTTCAATCTAGATTCCTAATACAAAAGACCCAAAGGGTTTGGGTTGAAATGGCGTTATTTTTCATTCCAACAGTCAGAAGGCAGGTGCATGGGATAGAATTTTGTGATCAGCCACTTGAACATGGAATTATTTGACAGGGTACATGGCTGGGGAAATGTACTGCATCGCACTCTCCTTCTAGAAAATGTGAGGGTTCGCGACCGTTACAATACACCCTGAAGCCCTCAATCTGTTTAATGCCTCCAAGCAGCCAGTCTCAGAATTTTGAGTTGAACAtacaggaccagatcctcagctggtttaaatctgTGATGCTCCATTGATTTCTTTGCTAGCTACGTCAGTTGCCATCAGTGGAAGATATGGCCCACAGTGCCCCAGGTAGTTTGCTGGGAAAAATTAACATGTCTCTTACTGTAATAAGGTTAGTAAGGGATAGAGGAATACAGCCAATTACTTCATTGTATTCCCGAGCAAGAGACCACGCCCTGCCAGTGAGCACACCAGAGCCGTGAGGGGTGTTACAACAGCATTGTCACCTGAGAGTGTAGTTTCTTAAGCACTATTAATAACTTTTGATGCCAGCTTTTGTTTGCTATGGGAATGGAGGCTCACAGGTCTGAACTTGGATAGTTGCCTGACCTCTCATATTAAGCACTGGGATTAATGTGTCCCCACTGTAGCTGTAAATTAGAGCTTTGTGAGTGGTGGATGTAACTAAAGTGTTCATCCAGCATTAGGGAGGAAGAGGGACTTCATTTGCTTAGGCTGCCTATCTCCTGGCTGTATGGGAAATTCTTAGCCATGGAACTCCAATAATCTAAAAGTGTTTTCACTGGAACAAAACTCAGGTGGGACGGAAGATCTGttcttcaaataaataaaaagtgttgACGCAGAGGATTAGAGAAGGAATGTAAGTGATTCTTGCTGTGCGTATTATCCCCTACTCATCCGAACTTCTTTTTAAGATTTAATCTTTCAACTAATCTTCAGTGACCACATATTGTAAAAGGATTTGTCATGTTTGCGCGATCCCCTCCTGAGGTAATAAAGTGCCTGGCCTTTTGTTGGTTTGGCCATTCTCAGAGACCATCCTAATTGCCATATATTTTTGGCTTTATTAGCAGTAGTATTAGGCTGGAAGGAAACTTAACTGTAGAGATTTAAATTGATACATTTGTCTTTCTCACCCATTCAGGTCTTTTTTATGGAGGCGTGTGCATTGCCATGGCCGCTCTGGCATCCCTTTTGGGCGGTTTGTTACAGGTGCATGTTTAATTGCTTTTCACCTCTGTTTCATTAACTAGAAGAAATTATTGAAAAGAACAATCACTGGCTACTATTAAGTGATTAACTTTTATCCTTTAATGAGTACTTACCTTGGAAATTCTAGGACTgaatcctgagctggtgtaattTGAGGTAATTCaacaatggagctacaccagtttattccagctgaggatctggcccggaACCAGCTTGAATCCCTAATTGCAGATATTTCATTTCCTTCCCCCCCGCATGGCATCACGTTGAAGGTTTTGGCTTTGCTGTGTGATACTTGATATaagactttgttttcttcctcaggCAGCTCTCAGTATTTTTGGTATGGTTGGTGGCCCTCTTCTAGGACTGTTTTCTTTGGGAATCCTCTCCCCCTTTGCAAACCCCATCGTAAGTATAAGCTGTGTGTCTTGCGGTTGCGAAATACAATAGTCATTTTGGGGATCATttcgctcccctccccacaataaTTTGTTTtaggcatcatgggagatgttttAGATTGGCATTTTTCATACATACCCCCTCCCCGCCACATCCTCTTACCCCAATAGTTAGGCAATAAGGCCAGTAGTTTAGTCTGAAAAAAATATAGTTAAAAATGGAAAGATTCACTAATCACTTATTTTCTCCTTGTTCCCTATGGCTAAAGCAGTGATTTGTCTTTGCACAATGCTGCAGAATCAGTACTGATGTGCTGTAAACAGCCTAACAAGAACAGTGTGTTGTTAGTTTGTGGCCTGACGACATTTACTCCATAATTATGGCTGCAAATTgaatttccattataagcctGTTTTGGCCACCCTCATCTAAAACACACACCCAcatccacacccacacccacacccaccccttAGATCTGAGGCCAAGGTAAATATTATCTATGAGTCAAACTGAATTGCCCAAGGCATTCCTACATTATGACACTCTAAAAACAGAGGTGTTCTCCAGAGTTTATAAAGTCTAACATTTTGGTGTTTGTAGCAAGAAGCCTTGAGAGCAGGAGAGAAGTGAAATTTAATTCTCTGGACACATGTGAGCTGAGAGTTAGTGCACAGCACCATAGTTGATAAGAGTCTAAATCAAATATTGTTAACTTTTGTATTTGTAATATCTCTGTGGTCTGCAATGAATTATGGGTGAGATTCATCCCTGTTCAGAGAACCAGGGCAAGGTCTACACAGTACTTAAATCCCAATTAAATTCTTAGTTAGTCCTTGGggacattttctaaaaaaattgAGACTGTTTTTAAAAGAGGTAGGCATGCTAGTGTATAGGCTCTAGCAGCCTGGATTGCTATTATAACTGGCTGCAGCTAAATCGGAGTTTAATTAATTGTTCAGATCTTGAAGAGAGTTCCTATCTTTAGAAAAGGTTAAAGTGTTTTCTCTAAAGCAATTCCTCCTATTGCAGACAGAATATTGGGGGGGGGAAACACATGCACAAAATTCACAATGTACCTGCTCCAAGGTGTTAGGACAGCTTATTCaaataaaatagcaaaacaaaataaaataaaatctaaaaaaaaaaaaaaggcttctgcCTTCATAGTTTCTACCTGATcgaagttgtttaaaaaaatcacggGCCAAAAATTTCAGACCTTAGCGCCTAAAGTTAGACTCAAGCCCATACTTAGCCATCTGATTAAGTGGCCTCGTTTTCAAGTGTTGAGCAccttccaacagctcccatttaagtcatttttgaaaattaggccacccAGTTCTGAAAAATCTTGACAGTGTTTTTCTTTGTCAACcctcttggttttttttgctttacatttcaatccgattttactttgttttacagGGTGCATTTGTAGGTCTTATTGGGGGCTTTACTGTTTCACTCTGGGTTGGCATTGGGGCTCAGATTTACCCTCCACTCCCTGAGAGAACTATGCCATTAAACCTCACAACTATCGGCTGTGATATAGGCAGCCCAGGAACAGGAAGCAACTGGACTGCAACAACCGAAATGCCAACTTTAACAACCCTTGTACGTCTGCAAGGCACTGAAAGGTATATAACAAATCGGCCACATAGTGCACCAGTCCttgatttaaaatgttctgaCCATCTGTACAAGATTCTATTACcacgacaaccaaatacacaataTATTCCTTCCCCCCTTAATTAGAACatcccctaaataaaacaaacactaaactagaGAAGGATAGACTGCCTCCCTTCCCGGCTAAACCCCAGGGATTATTTTGTCCTGTAACCATGGGTTTGCCCTCGCTAAAGATCCAGCCATTGAGGAGGCCTTCTGCCTCTAGCTGGATTATGGCGGACTTCTGGTGTTGGTGCACCTGAAAGTGTCTTGGGCGCGG carries:
- the SLC5A8 gene encoding sodium-coupled monocarboxylate transporter 1 yields the protein MGIGHFTVWDYVVFGAMLLVSAVIGVYYAFAGGGQQTSKDFLMGGRSMSALPVALSLTASFMSAVTVLGTPAEIYRFGAIFCIFAITYFLVVVTSAEVFLPVFYRLGITSTYEYLELRFNKYLRLCGTILFIIQTILYTGIVIYAPALALNQVTGFDLWGAVVTTGVVCTFYCTLGGLKAVVWTDVFQVGIMVAGFSSVIIRAVVVQEGIGRILNDSYHGGRLNFWDFNPNPLQRHTFWTILIGGTFTWTGIYGVNQSQVQRYIACKTRFQAKLSLYINLLGLWAILVCAVFCGLAMYSIYHDCDPWTAKRVSAPDQLMPYLVLDILQDFPGVPGLFVASAYSGTLSTVSSSINALAAVTVEDLIKPYFSSLSEKKLGWISKGMSLFYGGVCIAMAALASLLGGLLQAALSIFGMVGGPLLGLFSLGILSPFANPIGAFVGLIGGFTVSLWVGIGAQIYPPLPERTMPLNLTTIGCDIGSPGTGSNWTATTEMPTLTTLVRLQGTERPVLADYWYSLSYLYFSTLGTLVTVLLGMIVSLLTGGIKQNIDRKFLLTKEDILSNFSFFKPKTNEKVEVLNWKPFTMAEEGTDNPVFNHIEMNVTENKEKVNGPHV